From a single Pleurodeles waltl isolate 20211129_DDA chromosome 10, aPleWal1.hap1.20221129, whole genome shotgun sequence genomic region:
- the LOC138261021 gene encoding metalloproteinase inhibitor 1-like, whose translation MKTMDTKKYISLVAALLFLEISSPVEACSCLPFVLQNSVCNANAVLQGKFLEPSQKPGSSPTDVEKGYKVHIDKVLKGNQTLISVTFIKSMSGTSCEYHHDRSGFNVEYLFTASDNNGDLTVSSCSYIKRWSEMSSKEILGVEGAYLKGCNCKVVPCSSQPCSSEPRTCTLEQYEGGDGENQRKNQVCVPSKGPRCIWKTIE comes from the exons ATGAAAACCATGGACACCAAGAAGTATATCTCCCTTGTGGCAGCGCTGCTGTTTCTGGAGATCTCTAGCCCTGTTGAAGCTTGCTCATGTCTCCCGTTTGTTCTACAGAACTCAGTATGCAATGCAAATGCTG TACTCCAAGGTAAATTCCTGGAACCCTCCCAGAAGCCCGGATCGAGCCCTACAGATGTGGAGAAGGGCTATAAAGTTCACATCGATAAG GTACTGAAGGGCAATCAGACATTGATTTCAGTGACATTCATCAAATCAATGAGCGGAACTTCCTGTGAATACCATCACGATCGCAGTGGGTTCAATGTGGAGTACTTATTTACAG CTTCCGACAACAATGGTGACCTCACAGTGAGCAGCTGCAGCTACATCAAGCGCTGGAGTGAGATGTCTTCTAAAGAAATCTTGGGCGTTGAGGGCGCCTACCTCAAAGGATGTAATTGTAAA GTCGTGCCATGTAGTTCTCAACCCTGTTCATCGGAACCCAGGACATGCACACTTGAGCAGTACGAAGGCGGTGACGGTGAGAACCAAAGGAAGAACCAGGTCTGTGTCCCGAGCAAAGGCCCAAGATGTATCTGGAAGACAATTGAGTAG